In the Pan paniscus chromosome 19, NHGRI_mPanPan1-v2.0_pri, whole genome shotgun sequence genome, ggctcactgcaagctccgcctcccgggttcacgccattctcctgcctcagcctcccgagtagctgggactacaggcgcccgctaccacgcccggctaattttttgtatttttagtagagacggggtttcaccgtgttagccaggatggtctcgatctcctgacctcgtgatccgcccgcctcggcctcccaaagtgctgggattacaggcgtgagccaccgcgcccggcctatttcttCTTCTTAATGTAGTTATTTTTTTATCCCATTTCTTCTGAGCATAAACAGGTCCCTGAAAGCATGGACTAGGTCTTGCTCATCTGCATTGCCCACCATGTTTAAAACCGACACATGGAAATAAAGCAAActcaaatatttgtaaaataaatgaacagcTGGGGGAGTGAGTAGAaggaaaataactattttaaaggaaatgtaGTTTTTTATTTCATGGTCTCTGTAGCACTTTGGCATCCACCTGAGGGTCTTTACACCCACTTTCCTTAAGCCTTCTATATTTGAGAGAATCTGTTTGCAAAAGAGCATCACTAATGAGCTTAATAAGGATTAATGACATACACACCTCTATGGACAAAGGGTAAGAATCAAGCATTCATAGCAATGAACATAGTATCTTCTTGTCTCTAAACAGACAGAAATACAGGGATCCCTTTCTTGGTAACAGGGCTGGGGCGATCGTTATTTTGTAATTAGGGAAGAGTTAGGGGCATTTCTGATGTGCTTCTTAGTGTAAACATTTCTAGCTCTACCACTTAACCATCATTTTAAACATCTGTTTTAATATAACAATTCCTGAAATGAAATCCTTAATACCAGTCTATTCTCTTGGTAGCTTAATATTCTCGATAATATTATTGATATAATTCAgctgatttttaatatttaaatgttaatttaattccgattaaattaccaaaaattctGGAATAATGATGTTCAAATGAATGCAGGTGGtctccattttcttctcctttaggCAACAATCTGAAGTTAACTTTAGTTCCTTTCATCCTACTAAAccaactttttgaaattttttttgtgaaggtcagacagtaaatattttaggctttgtgggccacataTGATCTCTCTCGcatatttctctttgtttcttttctttttctttcacagtcctttaaaaatgcaaaaaccattcttaacttaatgggctatttaaaaatagacCATAGATTAGATTGGATCTATTGGTTGTAGACTGAATAGAAGAAGAATGATATGTGAACCCTTATAAAACAAGGTTCATATGGGTGTCAGTCACTGCTCAGATTTTCTTACCATGTGAAATGTTTTTGTCTGTATTTTGTCTATATaacttaaaaactgaaaatacacaGGAGGTAGCTAGTGCTAGAGATGGGCTGAGACCCTATACAAACTtacagaattgcagaattttATTGCTCAGAGAAATCTGAGAGATTATCTAATTTGAACCCcttattcattttacagataatatgACTAAAAACTCATAAATATAATTAACTAACTTACAAATACTGGAGGGATAGCAGGCCTTCAAATGAATCCTTGTGTAATTCAGTCAAGTAATTTTCTCTGAGAATTCTGGAAAATGAAGAAGTTATTTCTAGATTAAAATGCAAACTACAACTATTTGCTACACAGGACTGTCTCCTGCATGTGGAGGAAAGCTGGGTCATGGTCACTTCAAGATGGTGGGATCTGCTCTGCTTTCATTCAAACcttttcttacattttcctttttgtgtccatctctctccaccaccaccacaaacacacacacacacacacacacacacacacacacactcaagcaCACCCCTACCCACTCTTCCCACCAAATTGTATTATTTCATGCCTCCTCTCTAGATCACAAAATCCCTTTTAGAATCCAACTCTGGGTGGCACCAAGATCAGCAGaacctccatttcctcctctcttttcccAAACCTTATTATGAAAGCCCCACATGGAACCATGTCAGGGCTGCAAGTGAAGCCATTCAACCTTTTCCCCCCCATCAAAAAAATTGGAGAACTATAATGTGCATAAAGTGTACATAACATAAATgttgtttatatttaatttaatttttgagacagggtctcgctctgttcccagactggtctcaaactcctggctcgagtgatcctcctgtctctgcttcccaaagtgctgtgactgcagacatgagccacctcacctggccaaatATTCAGTTTAATAATTATAAAGCAGATACCCATGTAAACATCGTTACAAAAGATCATTGCTAGCATGCCAGAAGCCCCAGTGTGCCCCTTTCCAATCATATCCCTCTCTCTAACCCTAATAGGTAACCACTATCCTGACCTTTGtaataattttcttgtttttaaaatgtagttctggcctggcgtggtggctcatgcctgtattcccagcactctggaaagccaaggtgggtgaatcacccacggtcatgagtttgagaccagcctggccaacatggtgaaaccctgtctctattaaaaatatataaattagctgggtgtgatggagggcacctgtaattccagctacccaggaggctgaggcaggagaatcgcttgaacccgggaggtggaggttgcagtgagccaagatcgcaccattgcactccagcctgggcaacaagaacaaaattccatctgaaaaaataaataaagcaattctcctgcctcagcttcccaagtagatgggattacaggcacccaccaccatgcctggctactttttgtatttttagtagagatggggtttcgccctatcggccaggctggtctcaaactcctgacctcaggtgatccgcctacctgccaaggtgctgggattaaaggcgtgagccaccgcgcccagcatatgtttatttttaatttagaactCATCATGGCTtgtctatatacattgaaataatgATGTGACACACAAACTGTTGTGAAAAATGTCAGTTACTTTGAATGTAAGCATTTTTTCCAAAATCACTTATGTGTCTAAACCAATTCCTTctataaatcagtaagaaaatgataaaacaattCAACAGGAAAATGAACAAAGGCCAGAAAACTCAGAGAAGAAGCACAAATGTTCAATAAACGTATaaagatatttaattaaattcatgAGTAATCAGAAAAATTCACATTTAGATGGAATCCCTTTTATTCATCCATAACTTCAGCAAAAAGTTGGAGAATACCCAGCAGTGAAAAGGTGTCGGGAAATGAATGCTGTCATGTTCTGCTGACAATAGAGTAAGTTGGCACAAAATTTTTGAAggcaattaaaattttatatctacATAGTCTTCACCCcaacaattccatttctagatacCTATGCTACAGGAATACTTGCACATGTTCACAAAGAAGCATGTACAGGGATTTCATTGCAGCAATGCATGTAACAAGAAAACTAAGCATAATCTAAACATTCATCAATGGGGGAATTATTAAATAAACCATGATGCATCCATACTATGGATTATGCAGGAGTTTAAATGAATGGGGTGACCCTCTAAGTACTGGGAAGGAAAGAAATCTAAGGCATATCATGAAGTGAAAGAATCAAGTTGTAAGATGTTACCCTTTAtgtgaagaaaaaattttaaaaaccacaaaacaaatctattttgctttatgtaaatatgtatgtagGTAAATGGGGAAAAGTCTGGAAGCATGTATATAAATGCAGAGTAGCATTACTTCAGGGATGAGGGAGTAGGGCACAAGGAGAGTTTTTGTTATATCTgttattgcatttttatacattaaaaatggaatcatgggctgcgggtggtggctcatgcctgtaatatgagcactttaagaggccaaggtgggaggatcacttgagcccaggagttcaagaccagcctaagcagcacaggaagactctgtctctacaaaacatatgaaattaggtgggtgtggtggcatgcacctgtggtcccagctactggggaggctgaggtgagaggatcacttgggcctgggaggtgaaggctgcagtgagctgtgattgtgccactgcactgcagcccagaggacaaagtaagaccctgtctctgaaaaaaaaaaaaaaaaaagagagaacaaaaaggAATATAACCATGTATTATTtgtatgataaaaaataaatttaaattgcctcttattttaaagagagcctaccaaatttaattttaaaataaccatacGATTGCAATCAACAGTGGTTGATTTGGGGCATGGAGGAGAAATATCTTTCCTCAGAGGTACCGACCTCAAAATTCTGGACCAAGAAAGATCTTACAATGCAGTTAGCTTTTCGTCATATTTGGAGAGAATATACTCACAGTTTCTTGGTCCAACTGTACACTTTCCATACATTTCCATCAATGTAAGAAATATAGTTTCCTTGGaaatttctgtgaagaaacaCAGTTTATATCCTTGAATAGGTAGGAAAACAATGAACACGATAAGTAAAAGAATCATTGCAACCTTGTTGGGGatattcagaaacagaaaataacaccTGCTTTCTCATTTCCAGAGCTATCAGCTTCCCAGTTTGCACAATTCATCAAGAAATTATGCGGGGTCACTGGCACAAATGATGAGGCATCTCCTGGGAGCTTAACTTCTTATCCATCCCATCTCTTGGACAGATGATGCCAGTTAATTACTTTGAATGTAAGTATTTTATCTAAAAGCACTTATGTGTCTAAACAGACTTCTACAAATCAGTACCAAAATGGTAAATAATTCCACAGAAATATGGGCAAAAGCTTATCATTATCaacaaatgagaagaaagaaaccCTATGCCAGGTAACACCAAAGCTTTGGCCCAGTGCCCTCTGTTGAAACATCCTAGGCTTTTTCTTTCCACTCCTATTACAACTGATCTGATTTGGCCCCTTCACACTTCACTCCTAGATTTTGCTAGACCTTTCTATTTTGTCTCCCTGAATTAAGCTTTTCCTTTTGGACACTTTACATATGGATTCTAAAACAATCCTCTGCATGTCTACACTTGCACataatgcaaaaaacaaaataaaataaaataatcttcctGTTTTAATCATTTAATTTCTCTTGCTTGGAAACTTTCAATGGCTTTCCATACCTCATTGTGTAACTTTCAAACTCCTATAGCTGATAATCAAGGTTTTACAGAATCGTATCTTCATTGCTCCCTCACCTAATTCTTTGTAGCCACGTTGGTCTACTAAATTCCAACCATACCTGTAGCCATGCGTTTGCCTAGACTGTActcccattttttttctatttaacaaaTTATAGCTACTCTTTAAGACCCAAGTAAAGTTTTAGCTTACCCATGTAGCATCTCCACACCTCAAGGATCACAGATTCTGGCAAATTCTAGCACCAATGGTCTGCATTATCTTTTAGTACTTAATTATATATACCTCCCTTTTTATGCctattctctttcttccctcctattattattattattattttttgagatggagtctcgctctgtcacccaggctggagtgcagtggtgcaatcttggctcactgcaagctctgcctcccaggttcacgccattctcctgtctcagcctcccgagtagctgggactccaggaacccaccaccatgcctggctaatttttttctgtatttttagtagagatggggtttcaccatgttagccaggatggtcttgatctcctgacctcgtgatccgcccgcctcagcctcccaaagtgctgggattacaggcgtgagccaccacacccagcctcttccctCCTGTCATTTTCGTGTTCTGGAGACAGCAGCATACTTGGCCCTGGGTTTGACATAAAACTAGTTCTACATATAGAAAGCTAGGGACAAAGATGAGTTCTGGACAAAACTAAAGGACTGAATAATCATGTGAACAGCCAACTCTCCTACATATGCTAGGCACTGATGAAGTGTTTCATATATTCACTCACCTAAatttcacaacaatcctatgaaatGCTAACTAGCATAATCCCCAGTTTAAAGGTGGGGAAATTGAGTCACAGGCAGAATCACTTGCTCTGGGTCACCAAGCTAATAAATAGATCtgggttcaaacccaggcagcctggctccggAATCAACTCTTAACCACTTAGAGCATCATCACTGAGATCGGGAGAGGGACAGGCTGCTGTAAAGAGGGTGAAGCAAAAATGGGAGGAGAGCAGCGGTTAAGCAATGATGTGATGGGGCTAAATAAAAATGGATACGAAAATGAGTAAAAGACCAGAGTAAAAGGAAAAGACTGGAGAAGGAGCCTAACATTAAAGGAGAATGAGGAGAAGGGAGAGTTGACAAGCAAAGGTGAAAGCAGAAAGTCAGTTGTCCATATGGCTTGGGGAGATAAAGAAGGCCCAGGAAGGCCTCCAGGAAAAGGCTGCCATGTCAGGCAGGACACAGAGGACAATTGAGGAAAGGTGATTCTTACAAGATGGTGAAGGTGCCATTGTGGGTGTTGGGCTCTGGCACAGGCACTTGGCGGAGCCTCTGCTCTGGGTTGAGATCAATACATGACAACATCTCATCTCCGCAGGTACAGAGCTCACATATGTTGGTGCTTGTGGAGGCCTTCTGTTCCTCTGGTGCAGTTAAAGCCTTATCTTGGATGTAACTTTCAGACTGCACCAATGAATCCTGACTAGGTTCTAGCTCAGTAGGTGGACCTGTGACTTCAGTCAGTTTTCGATGCAGAGTCTGAAGCTGATCTGGATGAGGAGCTGTAGTCTTCTCCAGGGCTGTAGAATGTCCAATCTCTGTAGTGGGCTCTGGAGTTATGGCAAGCCCTAGGTCTGGAGGCTGAGTTGAGGTCTCCTCCGTGGTTGGAGACGGTTTAACCTCTGTAGTAGGTTTTGTAGTTATGGTAAGCTCCAGGTCCAGAGGTTGAATGGTGGCTTGAGTCAGGTGTGAATGCTGAGCCTGACCCTTGTCTGAAGGTGGAAGTGTCACCTCAGGGTGTCCTGGAGGAGGAGCTGTAGTCATCAGGGCTGTAGAAGGTTCAACCTCTGTCATGGATTTTGGAGTGATGGTAAACCCCAGGTCCAAAGGTTGAACTGTGGCTCGAGTCAGGTGTGAATGCTGAGTCTGAACCTGGTCTGGATGTGGAAGTGTCACCTCAGGATGCTTTGGAGAAACTATAGTCCTCTTTGGGGGTGTAGAATGTCCAACCTCCGTAGTGGGTTCTGGAGTGATGGTAAGTCCCAGGTCCAAAACTTGAACTGTAACGCTGGGTGACACTGGATGCTGAGCTTGATCCTGACCTGGTGTTGGATTTGTTACCCCTTGATATACTCGAAATTGGGGTACAACTTTCTTAGGGGGCTGAGTTGGGGTCTCCTTCATGGTTGGAGAAAGTTCAACCTCTGTCATGGATTCTGGAGTGATGGTAAACCCCAGATCCAAAGGTTGAACTGCGGCTTGAGTCAGGTGTGAATGCTCTGGAGGTTGAGCTACAACTACATTAGGGAACTCTGGAGTCTGAGCTGGGGCCTCCTGATGGGTTAGGGAAGATTCACCCTCCTCAGCGGTCTGTGGATGCTCAGCTGCAGCCTCCTGCTGGGTTGGAGAGGGGTTCTCATTATTAACAGGTTCCGGAGACTGAAACGAAGTCTCCTTTTGAACTGCTAAAGGTCCAGCTTCTTCCGATTACTCTGGAAGCAGAGGTGGGCCCCCGTGCTGGATGGCGGGAGGTTCTACATCATTACCTGACCCTGAGAGCTGAGCTGTAGCCTCCTGGTGGACTAGAGAAGTTCCCACCTCTGCACTAGGCTCTGCTGCTATGGTGAGCTGCACGTCTGGAGGCTTCACAGAGACACTGGGTGAATCTAAATGATGAGTTTGATGGTGACCTGGAGGTGAAACTGTGACTTCATGATGTTCTGGAGGCGGACCTGGGGTCTCCTGCTGGGTCGGAGAAGATTCGACCTCCCCAGAAGACTCAGAAGGCTGAACTGGCTGCTGCTGCTCACTGATGGAAAGTTCATGCTCCATAGGAGGAACTGGAGGCTCAATTGGGGCCTCCTGTTGGGTTGCAGAAGGTTCCACCTCCTCTAGAAACTGAATTGTGGCCTCCTGCTGGGCTTGGGAAGATTCTCTCTCATTGGTAGGCTCTGAAGTTATGGTAACCTCCACATCTGCAGATTTAACTGTAATGTTGGGCGAGTGATAATGAGCTTGATCCTCACCTGGAGGTTGAACTGTCACCTCATGATTCAGTAGAGTTAGACTCTCCATAGAGGACTCTGGAGGCAGAGTTGGGGCCTCCTGCTGCATTGAAGAAGGTTCTTCCTCCTCAGGGAGCTGTGGAAGCTGTGCTGGGGCTTCTTGCTGGAGTGAAGAGGACTGGATGTCTTCAAGGGTCTCTGGATTTTGAGTTTCGGGCTCTAGATGGAATTGAGAAGGTCCAACTTGCTCAGAGGGCCCTGGAGGCTCATCTGACTTCACCCAGAGTTCTGGAGGCAGGCTACCGGGATACGGTGTATCCGTGCTGGAATATTCATGCTGCAAAGTCTGTTTCTGACTCTGAGGTGTGGATAATTGGCGTATAATTCCAATAATCTCAGCAAGGCTCCAACGCTGAGCTGGATCTTTCTTCAGCTTCTTGGGCGAAACAGGGAGCCTTTCCTGTGGACTCAGCTTGTCCTTTAAATCCTGCTGTGAAGCCAAGAACTGCTCTGGCTCCAGGGGCAGCTCTCCAGCTGAATCCCAGGTGTCCAGGAATGGAACCAAATTTTCAGTCGATTCCTGGGGTGGGGCTGGCATCTCTGAGGAAGCAGAGGGCCCCAGGTGATCAAAGTCCCACGGGTCTGCCGGGAGAGTAGGCGCATGGGGAGATTCCCGTGGGAaatgggaggagtgggaagacCAGGGCTCAGGCGGCCCCAGGGGGTTAGAGGTGAGCTGGAGCAGGTCCTTGACTAGTAGCCACAATAGTTGCCACATAAGGAGGGGCCATGGGCCCCAGAAACGCAGCTGGGACATGACACACGCTAGTGCCGGGCACTGAGCAGAAGACATTCTGGCAGCTCCGAGACGCTCGTGCCCCTTATAAGCGTGAGCCCCGCCCTGTCTTTATGACACCTTTATTTATGCCACAGATCTGCTCCATGTCACCAGGGCACTCTTATATCACAATCCCGCCCAAGCACGCCTTCTCATCCTGCCCTGCCGGAacacccctctcctccccttaGTGAGGAAGGATTTGGGCCTCAGATCCTGGTGGTCCCAGGACTCCAGCGCCTGCTGtggtggggtagggtggggtagggtggggtgggggcgcgGCAGAGCTTCCCAAGGA is a window encoding:
- the LOC100974049 gene encoding LOW QUALITY PROTEIN: leucine-rich repeat-containing protein 37A-like (The sequence of the model RefSeq protein was modified relative to this genomic sequence to represent the inferred CDS: inserted 2 bases in 2 codons; substituted 3 bases at 3 genomic stop codons) produces the protein MSSAQCPALACVMSQLRFWGPWPLLMWQLLWLLVKDLLQLTSNPLGPPEPWSSHSSHFPRESPHAPTLPADPWDFDHLGPSASSEMPAPPQESTENLVPFLDTWDSAGELPLEPEQFLASQQDLKDKLSPQERLPVSPKKLKKDPAQRWSLAEIIGIIRQLSTPQSQKQTLQHEYSSTDTPYPGSLPPELWVKSDEPPGPSEQVGPSQFHLEPETQNPETLEDIQSSSLQQEAPAQLPQLPEEEEPSSMQQEAPTLPPESSMESLTLLNHEVTVQPPGEDQAHYHSPNITVKSADVEVTITSEPTNERESSQAQQEATIQFLEEVEPSATQQEAPIEPPVPPMEHELSISEQQQPVQPSESSGEVESSPTQQETPGPPPEHHEVTVSPPGHHQTHHLDSPSVSVKPPDVQLTIAAEPSAEVGTSLVHQEATAQLSGSGNDVEPPAIQHGGPPLLPEXSEEAGPLAVQKETSFQSPEPVNNENPSPTQQEAAAEHPQTAEEGESSLTHQEAPAQTPEFPNVVVAQPPEHSHLTQAAVQPLDLGFTITPESMTEVELSPTMKETPTQPPKKVVPQFRVYQGVTNPTPGQDQAQHPVSPSVTVQVLDLGLTITPEPTTEVGHSTPPKRTIVSPKHPEVTLPHPDQVQTQHSHLTRATVQPLDLGFTITPKSMTEVEPSTALMTTAPPPGHPEVTLPPSDKGQAQHSHLTQATIQPLDLELTITTKPTTEVKPSPTTEETSTQPPDLGLAITPEPTTEIGHSTALEKTTAPHPDQLQTLHRKLTEVTGPPTELEPSQDSLVQSESYIQDKALTAPEEQKASTSTNICELCTCGDEMLSCIDLNPEQRLRQVPVPEPNTHNGTFTILNFQGNYISYIDGNVWKVYSWTKKLILRENYLTELHKDSFEGLLSLQYLDLSCNKIQSIERHTFEPLPFLKFINLSCNVITELSFGTFQAWHEMQFLHKLILPSHMACCLCQFKNSIEAVCKTVKLHCNSACLTNTIHCPEEESVGNPEGAFTKVLKARKNYTSTELTVEPEEPSDSSGINLSGFGSEQLDTNDESDVISALRYNMPYFSAVNLDVKSMLLPFIXMPTTGNSLAKIQTVRKNWXRVSRVLMGPRSIQKRHFKEVGRQSIRREQGAQASVENAAEEKRLRSPAPRELKQPNTQQGPEKLAGNAIYTKPSFTQEHKAAVSVLTPFSKGTPSTSSPAKALPQVRDRSKDFTHAFSILESAKARVTNMKASKPIVHCRKKYRFHKTCSRMTHRTPKVKKSPKFRKKSYLNRLMLANRPPFSAAKSLINSPSQGAFSSLGDLSPQENPFLEVSAPSEHFIETTNIKDTTARNALEENVFTENTNMPEVTISENTNYNHPPEADSAGTAFNLGPTVKQTETKWEYNNVGTDLSPEPKSFNYPLLSXEIQLTQQLQSLIPNNNVRRLIAHVIRTLKMDCSGAHVQVTCAKLISRTGHLMKLLSGQQEVKASEIEWDMDQWKTENYINESTEAQSEQKEKSLEVRTTQKHETQISHHLAYPRKVPTQKNLGLPGHSLSWPYTWEMAASLTVLCMCLPRGIFRFLPGRRCSSRRESQDGLFSFQQPLCFXDIYKHLSATRVNNHASKLHKKSSNEDKILNRDPGDSEAPTEKEEESEAEALP